The sequence below is a genomic window from Sphingomonas crusticola.
CGTCGGGGCGTGATCACCGTCGACGAATAGATCTTAAAAGCCGCTCATCCTGAGGAGGTATTGAGCTTGTCGAAATGCCGTCTCGAGGGATCCTCCGAGACGAGGCTTCGACAAGCTCAGCCTCTCCTCAGGAGGGGCGGGACTGTGTAGGCACGTCCCATGACCGATTACCTCACCGGCTTCGGCAGTCATTTCGCGAGCGAAGCCGTGCCCGGCGCGCTGCCGGTCGGCCGCAACTCGCCCCAGAAAGCGCCGTTCGGCCTCTACGCCGAGCAATTGTCCGGCACCGCGTTCACCGCGCCGCGGGCCGAGAATAAGCGCTCCTGGCTCTATCGGCTGCGACCAACCGCAAGCCATCCGCCGTACAAGCCTTATGACGGCGCGCCATTGCTGCGCTCCGCACCGTTCGATGAGCTGCCACCCACCCCCAATCGCCTGCGCTGGGACCCTTTGCCGCTGCCTGAGGTGCCGACCGACTTTATCGACGGCCTGACCTCCTATGGCGGCAATGGCGACGTCGCGACGGGGGCGGGGATCGGTATCCACCTCTATACCGCCAACGCCTCGATGGCGGGCCGCGCTTTCCAGAATGCCGATGGCGAATTGCTGATCGTGCCGCAACAAGGCGCGCTGACTATCGTCACGGAACTTGGCCGCATCGACGTGGCACCACTGCAGATCGTCCTCATCCCGCGCGGAATACGGTTCCGCGTCGAACTTGCCGGACCATCGCGCGGTTACGTCTGCGAAAATTATGGCGCGCCCTTCCGGCTGCCGGACCTCGGCCCGATCGGCTCTAACGGCCTCGCCAATTCGCGTGACTTCGAAACGCCGGTAGCCTGGTTTGAGGATGTCGACACGCCGTGCGAGGTCATCCAGAAATTCCAGGGCAGATTGTGGGCGACCACGCTCGACCACAGTCCATTCGATGTCGTCGCCTGGCACGGCAATCTCGCGCCCTGCCGCTATGACCTGACCCGCTTCAACACGATCAACACCGTCAGCTTCGACCATCCCGACCCGTCGATCTTCACCGTGCTGACTTCGCCAAGCGAGATCCACGGCACGGCTAATTGCGATTTCGTGATCTTCCCGCCGCGCTGGATGGTGGCCGAGGGCACATTCCGCCCGCCCTGGTTCCATCGTAATGTGATGAGCGAATATATGGGCCTGATCGAAGGCGCCTATGATGCAAAGGAGGGCGGCTTTGCCCCCGGCGGGGCATCCTTGCACAACCAGATGTCGGGCCACGGCCCCGATCAGCCGAGTTATGGGAAGGCCGTTGCCGCCGAGCTCAAACCCCACAAGATCGAAGGGACAATGGCCTTCATGTTCGAAAGCCGCTGGGTGATCCGCCCGACCCGCTGGGCGAGCGAAACGCCGCTCTGCCAGCTCGATTATGACGATTGCTGGTCCGGCTTCGACAAGGCCAAGCTGCCATGAGCGCGATCGACGAAACCCACGATCCGGCGCGCACGTCCTGGATCGAATCCGCCAACGGCCACCCCGATTTCCCGATCCAGAATTTGCCGCTCGGCATCTTCTCGCCGCCCGGCCATCACGCGCGGCCAGGCGTGGCGATCGGCGACAGGATCCTCGAGCTGAGCGGGGTAGGGGCCTTGCTGCCGGAGGCGGTCGGCCATTTGCTGACCGGCACCACGCTCAACCCGCTGCTCGCTCTGCCGTCAGCCGATCGCTTGGCGATGCGCCGGCGTTTGTCGCAATTATTGTCCGATCCGGCCAATCGGGACGCGCTCACGCCGTTGCTGCACAGGGCTGCCGAGTGCGTGGTGCATCTGCCGGCCGCGATCGGCGATTACACCGATTTCTATGTCGGCATTCATCATGCCATGAATGTCGGCAAGCAGTTCCGGCCCGACAATCCGCTGCTGCCCAATTACAAATATGTGCCGATCGGCTATCACGGTCGCGCCTCGTCGGTCCGCCCGACCGGCGTGCCGGTCGTGCGTCCCAACGGTCAGCGCAAGGGCCCGGACGAGGATGCGCCGAGCTTCGGGCCATCGCGCCGGTTGGATTACGAGCTCGAGCTCGGCATCTGGGTCGGGAAAGGCAATGAGCTCGGCCGCCCGATCCCGATCAGGGAAGCACCGCAACATATTGCCGGCTATTGCCTGCTCAACGACTGGTCGGCGCGCGACATTCAGGCGTGGGAATATCAGCCGCTTGGGCCGTTCCTCGCCAAGAATTTTCATTCGACCATCTCGCCCTGGGTGGTGACGGCCGAGGCGCTGGCACCGTTCCGCCTGCCCCAGCCGCCACGGCCGGAGGGCGACCCGCAGCCTTTGGCTTACCTGCTCGACACGCACGACCAGCAACACGGCGCGTTCGCCCTGGAGCTGGAGGTGCGCATCGCCAGTGAGCAGATGCGCCGCGAGGACACGGCGCCGTTCGTGCTCAGCCGCGGCCCTGCCACCAACATGTATTGGACGATGGCGCAGATCGTCACCCACCATGCCTCCAACGGTTGCAACCTTCAGCCGGGCGACCTGATCGGCACCGGTACCATCTCGGCCGCCGAGGCGGGCGGTTTCGGCAGCCTGCTGGAGATCAGCCAGGGCGGGAAGGCGCCGGTGACTTTACCCACGGGCGAAACGCGCACGTTCCTCGCCGATGGAGACGAGGTCATCCTACGGGCGACGGCCCGGGCGGACGGCTATGTGCCGATCGGTTTCGGTGCGTGCAGCGCGGTGATATTGCCTGCGCCATGAGCAAGCTGATCCTCCATGGCTATTGGCGCTCCAGCGCCGCCTATCGCGTGCGGATCGCGCTCAACCTCAAGGGGCTCGCCTATGACCAGGTCGGGCATGATCTCAGACGCGGCGAGCAGAAAAACCCGGCGTATCGCGCCATTGCCCCTGCCGGACTGGTGCCGGCGGTGGAATATGAAGGCCAAACGTTCATCCAAAGCCTTGCCATCCTCGAATGGCTGGAGGAACGTTGGCCCAGCCCGGCCTTGCTCCCCGGCGCAATCGAGCAGCGCGCGATCGTCCGCGCGATGGCAGGGACGATCGCTGCCGACATTCACCCTCTCAACAACCTTCGTATTCTCAAATATTTAAAGAACGAATTTGAAAGGCCGCAACAGCAGATTGACGGCTGGGTTGCGCATTGGATCGACGAGGGATTCGCCGCGCTGGAAGTGATGATCGCCCGCCATGGCAACGGCTTCGCCTTTGGCGATTTTCCGACCATGGCCGACTGTTTCGTGGTGCCGCAGGTCTATAATGCCGAGCGTGTCGGCATCGATCTGGCCCCATATCCGCAGCTGACCGCCGCAGCCGCTACGGCGCGCGCGCACCCGGCATTCGCCGCCGCGCATCCCGATCGCCAGCCCGACGCCGATCCCGCGTGACCGACGCTGAACGGCTGACCGAAGCTCCGCCCGGCGTTCGCCTTGCTGCCTTCGCCGATATCCCCGACGGAACCGCCCGCAATTTCGTGCTGCAGATGAAGGCCGGCCGCTTCCACGGCTTCATCGTCCGCAAGGGCGATCGAATATTCGGCTATCGCGACCGCTGCCCGCATGCGGGCCTGCCGCTCGCGCAGGAACTCGACCGCTATCTAACGCCCGACGGCAGCCTGATCGCCTGTTCGTGGCATGGCGCCTTGTTCGATATCGCGAGCGGGCGCTGTGTCGGCGGACCGTGCGCCGGATCGGTGCTACCGGCTTGGTCGGTGACGGTGACCGACGGCTGGATCGTTACCGCTTAGCGGCGCTGGATTGTGGCATCGCAATCACCAACTTCCGGCACATAATTGCTCGACAAGGCGCCCCTTATTGGCCACCGGGACGGCTCCGGATTGCCATCCAGCTTCAGGCCATCATGATCGCCAGCAACAAGCACAGTGTCGACGACCCGGTGGCGATCGCCCTGCGCGCGCTTGCCTGGACGGTGAGCGATCAGGCACGCGCCGACCGCATGCTGGCGCTCACCGGGCTCGATAGCGACGACCTGCGCGATCGCGCGATGGAGCCGGCGGTACTGGCCGCGCTGCTCGGCTTCCTAGAAGCCTTTGAGCCCGATTTGATCGCCTGTGCGGAGGCGCTGGCTGTTCGTCCGCAGGCGCTGGTCGATGCGCGCGAGGCGCTGGAAGCGTGACCCGCCCCCTGCTCATCACCGACTGCGACGAAGTCCTTCTGCACATGGTGCGACACTTCGGCGAATGGCTCGACGAGGCCCACGGCATCGATTTTCGACCCGAAGGCGGCGCCTTCGAGACCGCCTTGACCCATCGCGAATCCGGCACGCTCGTCCCGACCCCGCAGGTCTGGCCGCTGCTCGATGGTTTCTTCCGCACCGAAATGGACCGCCAGACGCTGGCGCCCGGCGCGGGCGAGGCCTTGGAACGGATCGGCCAGGTCGCCGACATCGTCATCCTTACCAACCTCCAGGATTGGTGCCACGCCGGGCGGGTGGCACAGCTCGACGCGCTCGGCATCCGCTACCGCGTCGTGTGCAATCAGGGTGGCAAGGGGCGGCCGGTGGCCCAGCTCGCGGCCGAGCATGGATCGAGCGTCACCGTCTTCGTCGACGATCTCGAGACGCATCACACCTCGGTCGCCCGCCACGCACCCGACGTCTTCCGGCTTCATATGATTGCGGAGCCGTCGATCGCGCCGACCATCCCGCCCGCCGCACACGCCCACGCCCGCATCGATGCTTGGGACGACGCGGTGGAATGGGTGTTGGCGCGGTTCAGAGGCGAGCCGATCTCATGATCGCACCATTTCTTCCGTCGCCGAGTTTCCGCCAGTCCTAGATCGCTTGGCTCCGCTTACACCGGCGGATCAGGCTGGTCTGATCTACCCGGGATAAACGCGCTCGTATAAGGCGAATGCACGCGCCATCCGATTGCCTCATACAAGCCGCGCCCCATCTCGGTTGCTGCCAGCACGCCGGTTTGCGCGCTGCGATCCAAAGCCTCGTTAGCCAACGCTGCCATGAGCGCGCGCCCCAGTCCGCGGCGTTGGTGCGCCTCCTGCGTTCGTATCTGATCGAAGATCGCAGCACCCTCGACCGTTACCAGCCGTCCCCGCGCCGCCAGGTCCTCAGCGCGGTGGATCGACGCCGTCAGCACCCCGTCCTCTTGCACGAACGACAGCCGATATTCGTCTGCCAGGGGGCAGCGGGTCGGGCGCAGCTCGGCCGCCATCATATATGTCGGCGGCGTGCGGATCTGCCATTGCGCCGGCAGCAAGGCCCGAACATCCGCCTCCGGTGCGCAGACCTTCAGATAGATCCAAGGCTCGTTAATGGTCCTGCCAAGCGCGGCAATCCCTGCTGTGTCCAAGGTCGCGAACAGATAGCGCGCCCGCTGATCGGCCAGGCCGACTTCAAGATAATGCCCGCTCTTGTAAGGGACGGGTGGCGCGACGTCGCGCGTGATCGCCCAACCCTTGATCCACAATGCGATCAGATCGGGGTCGGCGGCCATGATCTGCCGCTATCGCGCGCTTATCCGCGCCGCAACCGCTTGACGCTCGCCCCCGACCGTCCGAAGGCGCGGCCATGAGCATCGAAACCCGCCTCGCCGAACTCGGCATCGCCCTTCCCGAACCTGCCGCTCCGGTCGCCGCCTATGTGCCGGCGGTCGAGGCCAATGGCCTGCTCCACATTTCCGGGCAATTGCCGTTCCTCGACGGCAAGGTGATGACCGGCCGCTGCGGCGAAACCGAGGACGAGGATTATGGGCGCCGGGCGGCCGAGCGGTGTGCGGTGATGCTGCTCGCCCAGATCAAGAAGGCGCTGGGCTCGCTCGACCGGGTCGAACGCGTCGTGAAGCTGGGCGTGTTCGTCTCGTCGAGCGCGCATTTCACCGCCCAGCCACAGGTCGCCAATGGCGCGTCCGAGCTGATGCAGCAGGTGTTCGGCGATGCCGGCCGGCATGCTCGCAGCGCGGTCGGCGTGCCGGTCCTGCCCCTCAATGCGGTGGTCGAAGTCGACGCGATCGTCCAAGTCCGGAGCTAATCCGGTGACTGAAGTCGTCGCGCGCATGGCCGACGGCATCGCCGCCTTTTCGGCAGAGCAATGGGATGCGTGTGCCGGCGACGATAATCCCTTCGTCAGCCATGCTTTCCTGAGCGCGCTCGAGGATTCGGGCAGCGCCATTGCCCATACCGGCTGGCAGGCGGTGCCGATCGCGATCGACGGAGCCGACGGCGCGCCCGCTGCGATCCTGCCCGCTTACGCCAAGAGCCACAGCCAGGGCGAATATGTGTTCGACCATGGCTGGGCGGACGCCTGGGAGCGGGCAGGGCGGTCTTATTATCCCAAGCTCCAGATCGCCGTGCCTTTCTCGCCCGTGCCCGGCCCACGCCTGCTGCTGCGCGATCCGGCACTGGCCCTGGCTTTGATCGCGGCGGCCGAGGCCGTCGTTCAGCAGAATGATTTGTCTTCCGCCCACGCCACGTTCGTGGAGGGCGCGCAATTGCCGCTGTTCGAGGCCGCAGGCTGGCTGATCCGTGCCGATCGTCAGTTCCACTGGTTCAACAACGATTACAACGACTTCAATGGCTTTCTTGAGGCCTTGTCGTCGCGTAAGCGGAAGGCGATCCGCAAGGAGCGGGCGGCGGCGCGCGAGGGCCTCGAATTCCTGCACCTGACGGGCGCCGACATACAGGAATCCCATTGGGACGCCTTTTGGCATTTCTATCAGGATACCGGTGCGCGCAAATGGGGCCGGCCCTACCTCAAGCGCAGCTTCTTCACTTTGCTCGGGCAGCGCATGGGCGAGAAGGTCGTGCTGATGCTGGCGCTGCGCGACGGCACACCGATCGCCGGCGCGCTTAACCTGCTCGGCAGCGACACGCTTTACGGCCGTTATTGGGGGTCGAGCGAGGAGGTGCCCTTCCTCCACTTCGAGCTCTGTTATTATCAGGCCATCGACGTCGCGATCGAACGCGGCCTACTGCGGGTCGAAGCCGGCGCCCAAGGGGAGCACAAGCTCGCCCGCGGCTATCTGCCTACCCCGACCTTCTCTGCCCACTACATCCCCGATCCGGGTTTCCGCCGCGCGGTCGCCGACTATCTCGAGCAGGAGCGCCGCATGATCGCCGAGAATATCGAGGCGTTGGAGGAGGAGGCGCCCTATCGCAAGGATGCGTCCCGAGAAGAACTCGCTCTCCATCCCGAACGTGACCGATTTCCGGCCGGGTAACGCCGACCGCACCGATCCGTCGGGGAGCGACGCCAACCGCGACTTCGGCCGCAATCGGGCCTTCCGCCTGGCTCAGAGCGGTGACAGCGGCGGAACGGGGGGCGCCTTGTCGTACGCGACCGTCGGCGCCGAGACTGAGTTTCGCGGCGATGTCGACGGCGACGGTAGGGCTGATCTGCTCTTGCGGATCGATCGCGGCACCTGCGAGGCGGCGGCTTCATTCTGTAGGCACCCCCCGAGCGGACGAGCTGGACGGCGGTCCGCCCACGGTGGGCAGTCGATTGCTCCGCTTCGGCATTCTGCTAATCGTGACGACAGAGCCGTGATAAAACCCACCGGCCGGAGACAGGCATGACGAAGACGACGCGCTGGATGGCCGGCTTTGCTTCGTTACTGCTTCTCGTGCCGGTTGCGGCCAATGCGGCGGATGATCCGTTTCTGGGCAGTTGGCGGCTCGACAAGGCCAAGTCGGTCATTGCGCACGACCCCGGCGTCAAGACCAAGCAGTTCGTGTTTTCGCCCAATGGCGAGGGGGTGATGATCACCGAGACGCTGGAAATGGAGGCGGGCAATGGCGAGAAGCAGGTGACCCATCTTCCTTACGTCTACGGCAAGTTCACCCCGCAGCCTGGCCCCGGCTTCGATGCCTTGTCGGTCGTCAAAACCGACAGCAGGACCGCGCTCTGGACCGCCCAGGCGAAGGGTAAGATTGTTGCGCAGCTGGAGGTGGTCGTATCGGGCGACGGCAAGGAAATGACCTTCCGCTATTTGTCCACGGCCGCCGATCCCACCGGCGCCGTCACCAAGGACAGGTACGTCTACGACAAAGAGTGACAGCACGGCCACCGGCCTGCACGTCCCCAGCTCGTCGGAAAATCGCGTCGGCGGCGAGCGGCTTTCGCGAGCCTCTCTCAGGCGGGGCGGATTACGTCGAAATGACGGTCGCCCTGCGACACGTCCACCTTCACGGCGAGCGGCCAAATGTCGAACAGCGCCAGCGCGCGCCGCCGTGCATCGTCGTCATTGGCGCAGATATCCATGTGCACTGCCGGGCCCGGGCCGCCAGCGCGGATACATTTGAACGTATAATTTTTCATCCACCTTTTATATCGGCACTGAAACGATCCCTCCAACAACCTCGATCAATGCTCCGGGTCTCGCAGTGCGCGCTCCCGAACGCCGTTGCGCGGAATCGCCCGGATCGACATAAGCGCAACCGTCACAGGGGAGCTCAATGGCCGCGCATCGTATCATCTTCGCCAACGAAAAGGGCGGGTCGGGCAAGTCGACCAGCGCGGTGCACGCCGCGGTCGCGCTCGCTGTGAAGGGGCACAAGGTGTCCGCGCTCGATCTCGACACACGCCAGCGCACGTTGGGCCGTTATCTCGATAACCGCGCCGCATTGATGAAGCGCGACGGGCTCGATCTGGCGATGCCGGCCTATCATACGTTCGATCCTGCGCAGCGTGTGGAAATCGGCGAGAGCCTGGATCAGCTCGCTGCCGATGCCGATTATCTGATCGTCGATACGCCCGGCCGCGACGACGATCATGTCCGCGCCGCGATCGCCAGCGCCGACACGCTCGTCACCCCGATCAATGACAGCTTCGTCGATCTCGATCTGATCGGCCAGGTCGATCCCGACAATTACAAGATCAAGCGGCCGAGCTTCTATGCCGAACTGGTGTGGGACGCCCGCAAGGCGCGCGCCAAGCAGGATGGTGGGACGGTCGATTGGGTGGTGATGCGCAACCGCCTCCAGCACCTCGAAGCGCGCAATATGCGGCGGGTCGCGGCCGCGTTGAACGAATTGTCCAAGCGGGTCGGCTTCCGCGTGATCCCGGGATTGTCGGAACGCGTCATCTACCGCGAGCTGTTTCCCAAGGGGCTGACCTTGCTCGATCTTGCGGCGATCGGTCAGGATGCGGGCGTGGCCCACATCGCCGCCCGGGGCGAATTGCGGGAATTGATCGCCGGGCTGCAATTGCCCGAGGCCGCTGCTGCACCCTCGCGCGAGGCGGAGCCGGCATGATCATCGAGCTGGCTTTGCTCGGCGTCGCGGCTGTCGCTTACTGGGCGTGGAAGACCAAGGATCCACAAGCGATCCGGATCGGCGACGTCATGGCGGTGCTGGCGGGGCTGATTGCGCTTAAATTGTTCAGGAGCAACGCCCCTTTGGCGATGATCGCGCTGGGCGGCGCGGGCTGGTGGGTATGGTTCCGGCGCGGCGGCGGTGGCGCCGGCGATCGTGCCATGCGCGACGATGAGGCCCGACGCCTGCTCGACGTACCTGCCGATGCCACGGCCGACGAAATCCGCGCCGCGCACCGCCGCCTGGTGGCGCGCCTCCATCCCGATGTCGGCGGCTCGGCCGACCTGACGAGCCAGATCAATGCTGCGCGCGACACCTTGCTGCGCAACCGCCGGTGAACCCGTAACGATCTCGTGCGTCTAGTCGAAGCGTAACGCTGCGGCCCTATCGTCATCGCGAACGGGGCGAAGCATCCATGCCCCTCCGGCTGGATTGCTTCGTCGCTCCGCTCCGCACAATGACGCTAGAACCTTTGCCTTCTGGGAGACATTCATGACCCACCGTTTCGATCCGACCTCACTGCGCGAATATGATATCCGCGGGATCGTCGGGAAAACGCTGGGAACCGAGGATGCCTACGCTATCGGCCGCGGATTCGCTTCGCATGTCCGCCGCGCCGGGGGCACCCGCGTCGCGGTCGGCTGGGACGGGCGGGTTTCCTCTCCGAGTCTGCGCGACGAGCTGGTGCGCGGCCTCACTGACAGCGGCGTCGATGTCGTGCGCGTCGGTATCGGCCCGACGCCGATGCTGTACTTTGCGGAGGCGACGCTGGAGGTCGATGGCGCGGTCCAGATCACGGGCAGCCACAATCCCGCCGAATATAACGGCTTCAAGATGGTGCTGCAGCACGGCCCCTTCTTCGGCGACCAGATCCAGGCGATCGGCAAGATGGCGGCGGAGGGCGACTGGGACGAGGGAACGGGCGAGGTCACCGATTACGATATCGAGGATCTCTACGTCGATCGGCTGCTGGCGGGCTATGCCGGCGGCGCATTCCGCATCGGCTGGGACAATGGCAATGGCGCGGGCGGGCGCATCCTCGAAAAGCTGGTCGCCAAACTGCCCGGCGAGCATCATCTGCTCTATACCGAGATCGACGGTAGCTTCCCCAACCACCATCCCGATCCGACCGAGGAAAAGAACCTCGCCGACCTCAAGGCGCTGGTTGCCGAAAAGAATCTGGATTTCGGCATCGCCTTCGACGGCGACGCCGACCGCATCGGCGCGATCGACGGGCAAGGCCGGGTCGTGTGGGGCGATCAGATTCTCTCGATCCTGGCCGAGCCGGTACTGCGGGCCGAGCCGGGCGCGACCATCATCGCCGATGTCAAAGCGAGCCAGGCGCTATACGATCGGATCGCAGAACTCGGCGGTAAGCCATTGATGTGGAAGACGGGTCACTCGCTGATCAAGGTGAAGATGAAGGAAACCGACAGCCCGCTCGCCGGTGAAATGTCGGGCCACATCTTCTTCCGCCACGAATGGTATGGCTTCGACGACGCGCTCTATGCCGCGGTCCGCCTGATCGGCGCGGTGCGCGTGCTCGGCGGTTCGCTCACCGAGCTCAAGAGCGCGATGCCGGCCTTCGTCAACACGCCCGAAATGCGCTTCCAGGTCGATGAGAGCCGCAAATTCGCGGTCATCGACGAGATCCTCGACCGGCTCGAAACGTCCGGTGCCGAGGTCAACCGCACCGACGGCGCGCGCGTCAACACGCCCGACGGCTGGTGGCTGCTGCGCGCGTCAAACACCCAGGACGTACTCGTCGCCCGCGCCGAGGCGCGCGATCAGGCCGGGCTCGACCGCCTGCTCGGCCAGATCGACGAGCAGCTCGCTTTGTCGGGGTTGGAGCGCGGTCCGCAAGCCGGCCATTAAGCTGCGCCGCCCCGGCGGAGGCCGGGGTCGCGGGAGGCTGAGCACGAACCTGAATTTGGACCGCCATGGCGAGTGATGATCCATTCCTCTCCGGGCCTGGATCGCCACGCGCGTTCCGCGCGTCGCGATGACGGTTATTGCGCCAGTCGACCGGAAACGCCGCGGGTAGGGAGGCTCACGCTTTGCCGAACACCCGCTCGAAAATCGTATCGACCTGCCGGAAATGATAGCCGAGATCGAACTTGTCCTCGAGCTCGGCGTCCGAAAGCGTCACCTCGGGATCGGCCTTGAGCAGCTCGAGCAGCGACAGCTCGCCGTCCGATTCCCAGACCTTCATCGCGTTGCGCTGAACCAGCCGATAGCTGTCCTCGCGACTGACCCCCGCCTGCGTCAGTGCCAGCAGCACCCGCTGCGAGTGGACCAGCCCGCCCATGCGATCCAGATTCTTCTGCATCCGCGCCGGGTAGACCAGCAATTTGTCCATCACGCCGGTCAGGCGCGCCAGCGCGAAGTCGAGCGTGATGGTGGAATCCGGGCCGATATAACGCTCGACCGACGAATGGCTGATGTCGCGTTCATGCCACAGCGCGACGTTTTCCAGCGCCGGCGTCACATAGCCGCGGATCATGCGGGCCAGGCCGGTCAGATTCTCGGTCAGCACCGGGTTGCGTTTGTGCGGCATCGCCGACGAACCCTTCTGCCCCGGCGAGAAATATTCCTCCGCCTCCAGCACCTCGGTCCGCTGCAGGTGACGTATTTCCACCGCCAACCGCTCGATCGAGGAGCCGATCACGCCCAAGGTCGCGAAATACATGGCATGGCGATCGCGCGGGATGATCTGGGTCGAGACCGGCTCGATGCTCAGCCCCATCTTGGCGGCGACATGTTCCTCGACCCGCGGATCGATATTGGCAAAGGTGCCAACCGCGCCTGAGATGGCACAGGTCGCGATATCGGCTCGCGCCGCCAGCAGCCGCGCCTTGTTGCGGCTGAACTCAGCATAGGCCTCGGCCAGCTTGAGCCCGAACGTGACCGGCTCGGCATGAATGCCGTGGCTGCGCCCGATGGTCGGCGTCAATTTATGCTCGAACGCGCGGCGCTTGAGCACCTCCAGCAGCTTATCGAGATCGGCCAGCAACAGGTCCGACGCGCGCGCCAGCTGCACCGACAGGCAGTTGTCGAGGACGTCCGACGAGGTCATGCCCTGATGCATGAAGCGCGCTTCGTCGCCGACCTGCTCTGCCACCCAGGTCAGGAAGGCTATGACGTCATGCTTGGTCACCGCCTCGATCGCGTCGATCGCGGCGACGTCGATCTCGGGGTTGGTCGCCCACCAGTCCCACAGCGCCCTGGCCGCGGTTTTCGGCACGACACCAAGCTCGCCCAGCGCCTCGGTCGCGTGCGCCTCGATCTCGAACCAGATG
It includes:
- the purB gene encoding adenylosuccinate lyase is translated as MIPRYSRPEMVAIWEPQTRFRIWFEIEAHATEALGELGVVPKTAARALWDWWATNPEIDVAAIDAIEAVTKHDVIAFLTWVAEQVGDEARFMHQGMTSSDVLDNCLSVQLARASDLLLADLDKLLEVLKRRAFEHKLTPTIGRSHGIHAEPVTFGLKLAEAYAEFSRNKARLLAARADIATCAISGAVGTFANIDPRVEEHVAAKMGLSIEPVSTQIIPRDRHAMYFATLGVIGSSIERLAVEIRHLQRTEVLEAEEYFSPGQKGSSAMPHKRNPVLTENLTGLARMIRGYVTPALENVALWHERDISHSSVERYIGPDSTITLDFALARLTGVMDKLLVYPARMQKNLDRMGGLVHSQRVLLALTQAGVSREDSYRLVQRNAMKVWESDGELSLLELLKADPEVTLSDAELEDKFDLGYHFRQVDTIFERVFGKA
- the pgmG gene encoding phosphoglucomutase/phosphomannomutase PgmG; amino-acid sequence: MTHRFDPTSLREYDIRGIVGKTLGTEDAYAIGRGFASHVRRAGGTRVAVGWDGRVSSPSLRDELVRGLTDSGVDVVRVGIGPTPMLYFAEATLEVDGAVQITGSHNPAEYNGFKMVLQHGPFFGDQIQAIGKMAAEGDWDEGTGEVTDYDIEDLYVDRLLAGYAGGAFRIGWDNGNGAGGRILEKLVAKLPGEHHLLYTEIDGSFPNHHPDPTEEKNLADLKALVAEKNLDFGIAFDGDADRIGAIDGQGRVVWGDQILSILAEPVLRAEPGATIIADVKASQALYDRIAELGGKPLMWKTGHSLIKVKMKETDSPLAGEMSGHIFFRHEWYGFDDALYAAVRLIGAVRVLGGSLTELKSAMPAFVNTPEMRFQVDESRKFAVIDEILDRLETSGAEVNRTDGARVNTPDGWWLLRASNTQDVLVARAEARDQAGLDRLLGQIDEQLALSGLERGPQAGH